From one Pecten maximus chromosome 8, xPecMax1.1, whole genome shotgun sequence genomic stretch:
- the LOC117332136 gene encoding uncharacterized protein LOC117332136, with product MVLVHNARKAATKKKGNLDPNYHGPYKVVNIDGKCATLQNDSGHTLKRKTNIDHLKLFKDQTAHETDLCAQDTCDNTSEEGTVSCMQDTVGKYIEDVSSDGSLNELFKFISELNLSKISLNTLGFQYHHCPQQSFLKEVISVSEAELECFGTLLLPHLRHLDLDLSVKTSVAMLTSAVCVMASHQFQPLMTIAQTLKEVPSHLEDVDIHEIPQLYPTQRLTVGGETLEAVDMATLEDGKWINDKVQFSKYTHVFLPICINGNHWVLLVADVKQRLVYVLDSMNGEVGQKWTRMWAEFMANRDRLPDVTEQFGVWNFPEIRSSKQTDSNSCGVFTLMNAECIAKDVPIAVMRQVHCQRYRQYVKASLLNAGAAKSDSKCDMPDCRIPKGHKRWVQCCVCGRWLHTKCCRIPTKAAIEEEYECCFCEAMYR from the exons ATGGTTCTGGTTCATAATGCAAGGAAGGCTGCTACAAAGAAGAAGGGAAATCTAGATCCGAACTACCATGGTCCATATAAAGTAGTCAATATAGATGGCAAGTGTGCCACTCTTCAGAACGATTCAGGACATACTCtaaagaggaaaacaaacatagACCACCTGAAACTGTTCAAAGATCAGACCGCTCATGAGACAGATTTGTGTGCGCAGGACACCTGTGACAATACTTCTGAAGAGGGTACAGTTTCTTGTATGCAGGACACTGTTGGGAAATACATTGAAGATGTCAGTTCAGATGGCAGTCTGAATGAACTTTTTAAGTTTATAAGTGAACTGAACTTATCAAAGATATCTCTGAACACTTTAGGTTTTCAATATCACCACTGTCCACAACAGAGTTTCTTGAAGGAGGTTATCAGTGTATCGGAGGCAGAGTTAGAGTGCTTTGGTACACTATTGTTACCTCATCTGAGACATTTGGATTTGGACTTGTCAGTGAAAACATCAGTGGCTATGCTTACATCTGCAGTATGTGTTATGGCCAGTCATCAGTTTCAGCCACTGATGACCATTGCACAAACACTCAAGGAGGTACCAAGCCATCTTGAGGATGTTGACATTCACGAGATCCCACAACTCTACCCAACACAAAGACTCACAGTTGGCGGCGAGACACTAGAGGCGGTGGACATGGCAACTCTAGAGGATGGGAAGTGGATAAACGACAAA gTTCAGTTCTCCAAATACACTCATGTATTCCTGCCAATATGCATCAATGGGAATCACTGGGTGTTGCTGGTTGCAGACGTAAAGCAAAGACTTGTCTACGTTCTGGACTCTATGAATGGGGAGGTTGGTCAGAAATGGACAAGGATGTGGGCAGAATTCATGGCCAATCGGGACAGACTTCCAGATGTTACTGAACAGTTTGGTGTGTGGAACTTCCCGGAGATCAGAAGCAGCAAACAGACCGACAGTAATTCATGCGGTGTGTTCACCCTGATGAATGCGGAATGCATTGCCAAGGATGTTCCCATAGCAGTCATGAGACAAGTGCATTGCCAAAGATATAGACAATATGTTAAGGCATCTTTGCTCAATGCTGGAGCAGCAAAGTCGGACTCTAAGTGTGACATGCCAGATTGTAGGATACCTAAAGGACACAAAAGATGGGTCCAGTGTTGCGTGTGTGGACGTTGGCTCCACACAAAGTGTTGCAGGATTCCGACAAAGGCAGCCATCGAGGAGGAATACGAATGCTGCTTCTGTGAAGCCATGTATAGATAG
- the LOC117332526 gene encoding alpha-(1,3)-fucosyltransferase C-like, which translates to MLCSRSLRFSKNTWRLTSMIVIAGLLYIGVVKSYSLFCEERTCYGLFFSFIKSPVKNEGEVNDSTLYTILNNSSTQINNTYNVTDREIRIHYFNPNQWTGPDTFNKCSHKCSITFGRDFKDYSSSQFVIFDGSSTLPNNPPRKPAGQIWIHYGMEPPFLQPRLQNWRRKINWTISYRRDADFTHVYGTMVFKEVKETERVSLKSKWEEKTQGNAWFVSHPNVPSRRDQYAKILHDNINVDIYSRTGPKMCPTNKIKDCEKLLSDKYKFYLSFENSLCRDYVTEKCFKIYASQVDVIPVVRGVTDYSVFVPPNSYIDTIKFNNIASLAAFQMELASNQTAFENYFQWRKYYYNEPTGSRAFCQLCAEAHRIPLKRRLYDNLDTWVHGDQNNPMCREVSDIK; encoded by the exons ATGCTGTGTAGCCGTTCGCTGAG GTTTTCGAAAAACACATGGAGGCTGACCTCAATGATAGTTATCGCTGGCTTGCTTTACATTGGAGTTGTGAAGTCGTACTCGTTGTTTTGTGAGGAACGTACGTGCTATGGGTTGTTTTTCTCGTTTATAAAATCGCCTGTTAAAAATGAAGGGGAAGTCAACGATTCTACATTATATACTATATTGAATAATTCTAGTACACAAATAAACAACACTTACAATGTCACTGACCGTGAAATCCGCATACATTACTTTAATCCTAACCAGTGGACTGGTCCCGATACCTTTAACAAGTGTTCCCACAAATGTTCTATAACGTTTGGACGTGATTTTAAGGATTATTCCTCTAGCCAATTCGTGATATTTGATGGAAGCTCAACACTTCCTAATAACCCCCCTCGAAAACCAGCAGGTCAAATATGGATACATTATGGCATGGAACCGCCATTTCTTCAGCCTAGATTACAGAATTGGAGACGTAAGATTAACTGGACAATTTCCTATAGAAGAGATGCAGATTTCACTCATGTGTATGGTACAATGGTATTTAAAGAAGTAAAAGAGACAGAAAGAGTCAGCCTCAAGAGTAAATGGGAAGAGAAAACGCAAGGTAATGCTTGGTTTGTGTCTCATCCAAACGTACCGAGCAGACGAGACCAATACGCAAAGATCTTGCATGACAACATCAATGTGGACATTTACTCGAGAACGGGGCCAAAGATGTGTCCTACgaataaaataaaagattgtGAGAAGTTATTAAGTgacaaatataaattttatcttTCGTTTGAGAACTCTTTATGTCGCGATTACGTCACAGAAAAATGTTTTAAGATATATGCGTCCCAAGTTGACGTCATTCCTGTCGTTCGAGGTGTGACGGATTATTCTGTGTTTGTCCCTCCGAATTCCTACATAGACACAATCAAATTCAACAACATTGCAAGTCTAGCGGCATTCCAGATGGAGCTTGCTAGTAATCAAACtgcatttgaaaattatttccaATGGAGAAAATATTACTATAATGAACCAACTGGTAGCCGGGCCTTCTGTCAGCTGTGTGCTGAAGCCCATAGAATTCCACTCAAACGCAGACTGTACGATAATCTGGACACGTGGGTACACGGGGACCAGAATAACCCTATGTGTCGTGAGGTTTCCGACATCAAATAA